The Humulus lupulus chromosome 3, drHumLupu1.1, whole genome shotgun sequence genome window below encodes:
- the LOC133825442 gene encoding uncharacterized mitochondrial protein AtMg00860-like translates to MANQGIVSGHVILVKGIEVDKAKIDLFRSLPPPTNVNKVRSFLGHVEFYKRFIKDFSQISTPLCNLLQKDVMFKFNEKYVVAFKLLKESFTIAPIILPPTWELPFELTPDANFLSYLIGTKVIVYTNHATLRYLLVKKEAKPRFIR, encoded by the exons atggcaAACCAAGGTATAGTTTCGGGTCATGTAATTTTAGTCAAAGGAATAGAGGTTGATAAGGCAAAGATTGATTTATTTCGTTCTCTACCGCCTCCGACTAATGTGAACAAAGTGAGATCATTCCTTGGGCATGTCGAGTTCTATAAGAGATTTATCAAAGATTTCTCTCAAATCTCCACACCACTATGCAATCTTCTTCAAAAAGATGTCATGTTCAAGTTTAATGAGAAGTACGTAGTGGCTTTCAAATTATTAAAAGAGTCTTTCACTATAGCTCCAATAATTCTACCACCAACTTGGGAGTTGCCTTTTGAACTCACGCCTGATGCAA ATTTTTTGTCTTACTTGATTGGAACTAAAGTGATTGTTTATACTAACCATGCTACTCTTCGGTATCTATTGGTAAAGAAAGAAGCCAAGCCTCGATTTATTCGGTAG